A region from the Cryptococcus decagattii chromosome 5, complete sequence genome encodes:
- a CDS encoding DNA repair protein RAD5: MSAEASPETGHLRTKSSPGLFFPATDSEDEEQDDAPLTTAQPTQSTSSKLSFNIASSSRLQGESATKASIAISEACSSANAQNDSDDDFSIVGHKPALSHPQRPSAGPQTKRSLQQAHSHLCSSSSSPAPPASVIPVDFGKGFLGEFVCEGWSLSKGRGYCSPGTKIVIERPKNKSADVDTPKSGRNDSGPVRLINGKVVGRIKSKQMTLGSMMAKKVEPAKKVKATTDQIIRFRNERGFVGRLSIQGAGFLAHLLDTGVIHLSGNVIDCPQTLTTGCTILLSIKVYLTRKAFENFGRQQREEHFSFWQDQRETAVEEAMRLRKDSLRSLFERIGLKPTQSSALSKVTPIQGVLNGQKGSDLEGPKPRSYPNIAAAGEKGKGRAAAPALDDDGEDSGDETEKLDEKQMNEIDSIYRKAQQSDTRLDEMDPPSTFMYTLRPYQKQALTWMNAREKGDSSVREGSLHPLWEEYLFKKDQLPGEPIEISDDDEPSDSTRKFYWNPYSGEFSLNFPTSKNLSRGGILADAMGMGKTCMMVSLIHTNREEKLATNFESQTKDEVEGETDEEPASKRIKFKQVTLSNQWRAVPTAPKVESSTRATLVVCPVSLAAQWHDELRKMSQQGSINSYMWYGGDRVDIEALLAGEGKERVDVIVTSYGTLSSEYQKWLRNKDKPNYEGGSVYDHEFLRIVLDEAHNIRNRLAMVSKACYELKGQRRWALTGTPIVNRLEDLYSLLHFLRVTPWGDYSFFRSFVTVPFLNQDHKALNVVQYILESCLLRREKTMRDKDGRLIVDLPPKTVEIKVLQFSRTERQIYKFLEERAKKRFIELDADGRAMSNYTSILAMLMKLRQCVDHPLLVLGKSGEDGELGEKILESGAGNDEVNLRDMIAMYAGGVRAETPEDVDKVYAAKVLKELGEQEDTPICELCSNEMFDEVLLPCYHRSCQDCIVEWIGTCEDQNKIASCPSCGKGPIMLADLRSVQRRHQRVNPITSAYSAGRDQNPKLSNETPVTLGKVDLVTSTKLRAMLRQLEEMRQQDPKAKALVFSQFTSFLDLIETTLTKQGIRWLRFDGTMSQAQRASTIEEFGRKTNEPLILLISLKAGGVGLNLTMANYVFLMDTWWNEAIEQQAIDRHRREADHEDSTFENCFDIKKIFGMDEEDSEEEVY; this comes from the exons ATGAGCGCCGAAGCCTCTCCAGAAACAGGACACTTGAGGACAAAGTCTTCCCCGGGCCTCTTTTTCCCTGCCACGGActcagaagatgaagagcaAGACGATGCCCCCCTCACTACTGCCCAACCAACTCAGAGCACCAGCTCCAAGCTCAGCTTCAATAtcgcttcttcctctaGACTCCAAGGTGAAAGTGCGACTAAGGCTTCTATTGCTATAAGCGAGGCTTGCTCCTCTGCGAATGCCCAGAACGATAGTGACGATGATTTTTCTATCGTGGGGCATAAGCCAGCTTTATCACATCCCCAGAGGCCAAGTGCCGGTCCGCAAACGAAAAGAAGTCTTCAGCAGGCACATTCGCATCTTTGCAGCTCGTCGTCATCACCTGCTCCACCAGCCTCAGTGATACCTGTTGACTTTGGGAAAGGATTTTTAGGCGAATTTGTATGTGAAGGCTGGAGCCTTTCCAAGGGCCGCGGATATTGTTCACCGGGAACCAAAATCGTCATCGAAAGACCCAAAAACAAATCCGCGGATGTTGACACTCCGAAATCAGGGCGAAACGACAGTGGGCCTGTAAGACTTATCAATGGAAAGGTAGTGGGTAGAATAAAATCGAAGCAAATGACGCTGGGATCAATGATGGCAAAaaaggtggag CCTGCCAAGAAAGTGAAGGCAACCACAGATCAAATCATACGATTCAGGAATGAACGTGGTTTTG TTGGAAGGTTATCAATTCAGGGAGCTGGTTTCCTTGCTCATCTCTTAGATACTGGTGTCA TCCACCTTAGCGGCAATGTCATTGACTGCCCTCAAACTCTTACCACCGGGTGCACTATCTTACTTAGCATCAAGGTATATTTAACTCGGAAAGCATTTGAAAACTTTGGAAGACAGCAAAGAGAGGAACATTTTTCATTTTGGCAAGATCAACGAGAGACGGCTGTGGAAGAGGCAATGCGTCTGAGGAAGGATTCGCTGAGGTCCCTTTTTG AACGTATTGGGCTGAAGCCCACCCAGTCAAGTGCCCTTTCAAAAGTAACACCAATTCAGGGAGTCTTGAATGGGCAAAAGGGATCCGATCTAGAGGGGCCCAAACCAAGATCTTATCCAAATATTGCAGCTGCTGGggaaaaaggcaaaggcCGGGCAGCCGCTCCTGCTCTGGACGATGACGGAGAAGATAGTGGAGATGAGACAGAAAAGTTGGATGAGAAACAAATGAACGAGATTGACTCCATTTATCGAAA GGCTCAGCAAAGCGACACTCGCTTAGACGAGATGGACCCTCCTTCGACATTCATGTACACTCTTCGTCCGTACCAAAAGCAGGCCTTGACATGGATGAACGCCAGAGAAAAGGGCGACTCTAGTGTCCGAGAGGGAAGTTTGCACCCTCTGTGGGAAGAGTACTTGTTCAAGAAAGATCAGCTACCTGGGGAGCCCATCGAGATTtctgacgatgatgagccATCCGATTCCACGCGAAAGTTTTATTGGAATCCTTATAGCGGCGAATTCAGTCTTAACTTCCCAACTTCCAAAAATCTTTCCCGGGGAGGCATTCTTGCTGATGCGATGGGCATGGGAAAAACCTGCATGATGGTTTCCTTGATCCATACCAACCGCGAGGAGAAACTAGCTACAAACTTTGAGTCGCAGACCAAAGATGAggtggaaggagagacTGACGAGGAGCCTGCTTCCAAGCGTATCAAATTCAAACAAGTCACCCTTTCCAACCAATGGCGTGCTGTGCCAACAGCCCCTAAAGTTGAATCATCCACCCGTGCCACCTTAGTAGTCTGCCCTGTTTCCCTCGCGGCACAGTGGCATGACGAACTTCGGAAAATGTCACAACAAGGTTCAATCAACAGTTACATGTGGTATGGGGGCGACAGGGTGGATATTGAGGCTCTATTagcaggagaaggaaaagagagggTGGATGTCATCGTGACTTCATATGGAACTCTTTCAAGTGAATATCAGAAGTGGCTGAGAAACAAAGACAAGCCCAACTATGAAGGTGGAAGCGTATATGATC ATGAATTTCTCCGCATTGTCCTTGATGAGGCCCATAACATCAGGAACCGTTTAGCCATGGTTTCAAAAGCCTGTTATGAGCTCAAAGGCCAAAGGCGTTGGGCTTTGACCGGTACCCCTATTGTAAATCGTCTGGAAGATTTGTATTCGTTATT ACATTTCCTACGCGTCACACCTTGGGGTGATTATTCGTTTTTCCGAAG CTTTGTCACTGTTCCTTTTTTGAATCAAGATCATAAAGCTCTCAATGTCGTCCAATACATCCTAGAATCATGCCTCTTGCGCCGAGAAAAGACCATGAGGGATAAGGACGGGCGCCTCATCGTCGATCTTCCCCCAAAGACA GTTGAAATCAAAGTGTTGCAGTTCTCCAGGACAGAAAGACAGATATACAAGTTCCTTGAGGAGAGGGCGAAGAAACGATTCATTGAGCTGGACGCAGATGGAAGAGCCATGTCAAATTACACTTCCATCTTGGCTATGCTTATGAA ACTCCGCCAGTGTGTCGATCACCcccttcttgttcttggAAAATCAGGAGAAGACGGGGAACTAGGCGAGAAGATTTTGGAGTCTGGTGCAGGCAATGACGAAGTCAACCTTCGTGACATGATCGCCATGTATGCCGGAGGCGTTAGAGCAGAGACTCCTGAAGACGTAGACAAAGTCTATGCGGCTAAAGTCCTGAAGGAATTGGGGGAACAAGAGGACACGCCGATCTGCGAACTTTGTTCAAATGAAATGTTTGATGAGGTTTTGTTGCCTTGTTACCACAGAAG TTGCCAGGATTGTATAGTGGAGTGGATAGGTACATGTGAAGATCAGAACAAGATAGCCAGTTGCCCATCTTGCGGCAAAGGTCCAATCATGCTTGCCGACCTTCGTTCCGTCCAACGCCGTCACCAGCGTGTCAATCCCATCACTAGTGCTTACTCTGCTGGACGCGATCAAAACCCAAAATTGAGCAATGAGACGCCCGTTACCTTAGGAAAAGTAGACTTAGTTACAAGCACGAAGCTCAGAGCGATGTTGAGACAGTTGGAAGAAATGAGGCAACAAGATCCAAAAGCGAAGGCCCTGGTTTTTTCGCAATTCACGTCTTTTCTAG ATTTGATCGAAACAACACTTACTAAGCAAGGCATACGTTGGCT TCGGTTTGACGGTACTATGAGTCAAGCGCAACGTGCTAGCACCATTGAAGAGTTCGGCCGCAAAACGAATGAGCCCTTGATTTTGCTTATATCTCTCAAGGCTGGCGGCGTTGGTCTCAATTTGACGATGGCTAACT ATGTGTTTTTGATGGACACTTGGTGGAATGAGGCTATCGAGCAACAGGCGATTGACC ggcaccGTCGAGAAGCGGATCATGAAGATTC AACGTTCGAAAACTGCTTTG ATATCAAGAAAATCTTCGGAATGGACGAAGAGGACagcgaggaagaggtttATTGA
- a CDS encoding Ras-like protein: MSKAQFLREYKLVVVGGGGVGKSALTIQFIQSHFVDEYDPTIEDSYRKQCIIDEEVALLDVLDTAGQEEYGAMREQYMRTGEGFLLVYSITSRSSFEEVSTFHQQILRVKDKDYFPVVVVANKCDLEYERQVQPHEGRDLAKRFNAQCIETSAKQRVNVDEAFIAVVRAIRRYQKESGPPQALNAPAKSLTGAVGGRAAEKDDHVDRGCCRGCVVL, translated from the exons ATGTCCAAA GCCCAATTTTTGCGTGAATATAAACTAGTCGTCGTTGGTGGAGGTG GTGTTGGAAAGTCTGCCTTGACGATCCAATTCATCCAGTCACAT TTTGTCGATGA ATATGACCCTACTATCG AGGATTCTTACCGTAAACAATGTATCATAGACGAAGAGGTCGCTTTGTTGGACGTGTTGGATACCGCCGGCCAAGAGGAATACGGTGCTATGCGAGAACAATATATGAGGACTG GAGAGGGTTTCCTCCTTGTTTACTCCATTACTTCCAGAAGCTCTTTTGAAGAAGTATCCACATTCCACCAACAAATTTTGCGG GTTAAAGATAAGGATTACTTCCCAGTAGTTGTAGTAGCGAACAAGTGTGATTTGGAGTACGAAAGACAGGTCCAGCCTCATG AGGGGCGTGACTTGGCTAAAAGGTTCAATGCCCAATGTATCGAAACATCCGCCAAGCAACGAGTAAATGTGGATGAGGCCTTCATTGCCGTCGTGCGAGCCATCAGAAGATACCAAAAG GAGTCTGGTCCTCCTCAGGCTTTGAATGCTCCCGCCAAATCTCTGACTGGCGCTGTCGGTGGTCGTGCAGCCGAAAAGGATGATCACGTCGATAGGGGATGCTGTAGAGGATGCGTCGTCCTCTAA